The proteins below are encoded in one region of Opisthocomus hoazin isolate bOpiHoa1 chromosome 24, bOpiHoa1.hap1, whole genome shotgun sequence:
- the RNF214 gene encoding RING finger protein 214 yields MALEQAQADGPAAAPVGRRARRAAAWARARARARARRVTERFVSRSGSALSAPEGPGEAAAGGGGGEAAAAAEGPGAEAAPARPSQNIAVQTDFRTADAPAHTDRDVEKNLDKMMSERALLKERYQEVLDKQRQVENQLQVQLKQLQQRREEEMKNHQEILKAIQDVTIKREETKKKMEKEKKEFLQKEQDLKAEIEKLCEKGRRLLKEQEEKENKIASLIAEQSDEKQLWEMELDKLKNQHNEINRNILEETERAWKAEILSLESRKELLVLKLEEAEKEAELHLTYLKSAPPTLETMRPKQEWEMRLNRIRMTKESVRDQFNDHIQMVRNGTKLSSLPQIPTPTLPPPPSETDFMLTAFQPNPSLTPRLPFPIGPVPVPMVMPSADPRALSFPLLNPAISRPNQPSPPLPAAQGRSSPVVASLMGTHGPHVTPAASIPPPPGLGGVTVAPEFHRLQPADKLEKLLEKLLARFPQCNKAQLTNILQQIKTARRTMAGLTMEELTQLVGARLAEQQERAVAGAQPLGRIRAPLFSAPLPQLSTPMFLPPAQVAYPGTASQAPAACKLCLMCQKLVQPGDLHPMACSHVLHKECIKFWAQTNTNDTCPFCPSLK; encoded by the exons ATGGCGCTGGAGCAGGCGCAGGccgacggccccgccgccgccccg GTAGGCAGGCGGGCTCGGCGGGCCGCGGCCTGGgcgcgggcccgggcccgggcccgggcgcggcgggtGACCGAGCGGTTTGTTTCGCGCAGCGGCAGCGCCCTGTCCGCCCCGGAGGGccccggcgaggcggcggcgggcggcggcggcggggaggcggcggcggcggcggaggggcccGGCGCGgaggcggccccggcgcggccctcGCAGAACATCGcggtgcag ACGGACTTCAGGACGGCCGACGCGCCCGCGCACACGGACCGGGACGTCGAGAAGAACCTG GACAAGATGATGTCCGAGAGGGCCTTGCTGAAGGAGCGCTACCAGGAGGTGCTGGACAAGCAGAGGCAAGTGGAGAACCAGCTGCAGGTCCAGctcaagcagctgcagcagcggcGGGAAGAGGAGATGAAGAACCACCAG GAGATCCTGAAAGCGATTCAGGATGTGACGATCAAGCGAGAAGAGACCAAGaagaagatggagaaagaaaagaaggaattctTGCAGAAAGAGCAGGACCTGAAAGCAGAAATTGAGAAACTCTGTGAGAAGGGCAGAAG GTTgctgaaggagcaggaggagaaggagaacaagATCGCGTCCCTGATTGCAGAGCAGTCTGACGAGAA gcagctgtgggagATGGAGCTCGATAAGCTGAAGAACCAGCACAATGAGATCAACAGGAACATTCTCGAGGAGACGGAACGGGCCTGGAAGGCAGAG ATCCTGTCCCTGGAGAGCCGGAAGGAGCTGCTGGTGTTGAAACtagaagaagcagaaaaggaagcCGAGCTGCACCTCACCTACCTCAA GTCTGCGCCGCCCACGCTGGAGACGATGAGGCCGAAGCAGGAGtgggagatgaggctgaacaGGATACGAATGACCAAGGAAAGCGTCCGA GATCAGTTCAACGACCACATTCAGATGGTGAGAAACGGAACGAAGCTGAGCAGCCTGCCACAGATCCCGACCCCGACGCTGCCGCCTCCGCCCTCAGAA acaGATTTCATGCTGACGGCATTCCAGCCCAACCCATCCCTTACTCCCAGGCTCCCGTTCCCCATCGGACCGGTCCCCGTTCCCATGGTCATGCCAAGCGCCGATCCTCGggccctctccttccctctgctgAACCCTGCGATCTCCAGGCCCAACCagccctccccgccgctgcctgctgcccagggaagaaGCAGCCCGGTCGTGGCGTCGCTTATGGGCACGCACGGCCCTCACGTGACTCCCGCTGCCTCCATCCCCCCTCCGCCAGGCCTGGGGGGAGTGACCGTCGCTCCGGAGTTTCACAGGCTGCAGCCGGCCGATaagctggagaagctgctggagaagctgtTGGCTCGGTTTCCGCAGTGCAACAA GGCCCAGCTCACCAACATCCTGCAGCAGATCAAGACGGCTCGGCGGACCATGGCGGGCCTGACCATGGAGGAGCTGACCCAGCTGGTGGGGGCCAGGCTGGCCGAGCAGCAGGAGCGGGCAGTGGCCGGGGCGCAG CCTCTCGGCCGAATCCGGGCCCCGCTGTTCTCTGCTCCGCTGCCTCAGCTCAGCACGCCCATGTTCCTGCCCCCGGCCCAGGTGGCTTACCCTGGAACGGCGTCGCAG GCCCCGGCTGCCTGCAAGCTGTGCCTGATGTGCCAGAAGCTGGTGCAGCCCGGCGACCTCCACCCCATGGCCTGCTCGCACGTGCTGCACAAGGAG TGCATCAAATTCTGGGCCCAGACCAACACAAATGACACTTGCCCCTTCTGTCCAAGTCTCAAATGA
- the BACE1 gene encoding beta-secretase 1 yields MLDNLRGKSGQGYYVEMAVGSPPQKLNILVDTGSSNFAVGAAPHPFLRRYYQRQLSSTYRDLRKGVYVPYTQGKWEGELGTDLVTIPHGPNVTVRANIAAITESDKFFINGSNWEGILGLAYAEIARPDDSLEPFFDSLVKQTRVPNIFSLQLCGTGFSPNETEAVASVGGSMIIGGIDRSLYVGDIWYTPIRKEWYYEVIIVKLEVNGQDLNMDCKEYNYDKSIVDSGTTNLRLPKKVFDAAVKSIKTASSTEKFPDGFWLGEQLVCWQVGTTPWHIFPVLSLYLMGEATNQSFRITILPQQYLRPVEDVATSQDDCYKFAISQSSTGTVMGAVIMEGFYVVFDRARKRIGFAVSACHVHDEFRTAAVEGPYLHSNMEDCGYNIPQTDESTLMTIAYVMAAICALFMLPLCLMVFQWRCFRCLRRDHDDFADDISLLK; encoded by the exons ATGCTCGACAACCTGCGCGGCAAGTCCGGGCAGGGCTACTACGTGGAGATGGCGGTGGGCAGCCCGCCGCAGAAG CTGAACATCCTGGTGGACACGGGGAGCAGTAACTTCGCAGTGGGAGCGGCGCCTCACCCCTTCCTCCGGAGATACTACCAGCGGCAGCT GTCCAGCACCTACCGCGACCTGCGGAAGGGGGTGTACGTGCCCTACACCCAGGGCAAGTGGGAAGGGGAGCTGGGCACTGACCTCGTCACCATCCCCCACGGCCCTAACGTCACCGTCAGAGCTAACATCGCTGCCATCACGGAGTCGGACAAATTCTTCATCAACGGCTCCAACTGGGAAGGGATCCTGGGGCTGGCGTACGCTGAGATCGCCCGA CCCGACGACAGCCTGGAGCCCTTCTTTGACTCCCTGGTGAAGCAGACCCGGGTGCCCAACATCTTCTCCCTCCAGCTCTGCGGGACAGGCTTCTCGCCCAACGAGACGGAGGCCGTGGCGTCGGTGGGAGGCAGCATG ATCATCGGCGGCATCGACCGCTCGCTGTACGTGGGGGACATCTGGTACACGCCCATCCGGAAGGAGTGGTACTATGAGGTCATCATCGTCAAGCTGGAGGTCAACGGGCAGGACCTGAACATGGACTGCAAAGAg TACAACTACGACAAGAGCATCGTGGACAGCGGGACCACCAACCTCCGGCTGCCGAAGAAGGTGTTTGACGCTGCGGTGAAATCCATCAAAACAGCCTCCTCG ACGGAGAAGTTCCCGGACGGCTTCTGGCTGGGGGAGCAGCTGGTTTGCTGGCAGGTCGGCACGACGCCCTGGCACATCTTCCCGGTCCTGTCCCTCTACCTGATGGGGGAGGCCACCAACCAGTCCTTCCGCATCACCATCCTGCCCCAg CAATACCTGCGCCCCGTGGAGGATGTGGCCACCTCGCAGGACGACTGCTACAAGTTCGCCATCTCCCAGTCCTCCACGGGCACCGTCATGGGCGCCGTCATCATGGAGGGCTTCTATGTGGTCTTTGACCGTGCCCGCAAGCGCATCGGCTTCGCCGTCAGTGCCTGCCACG TGCACGACGAGTTTCGGACGGCCGCAGTGGAGGGGCCCTACCTGCACTCCAACATGGAGGACTGCGGCTACAACATCCCGCAGACGGACGAGTCCACCCTGATGACCATCGCCTACGTCATGGCAGCCATCTGCGCCCTCTTCATGCTGCCGCTCTGCCTCATGGTGTTCCAGTGGCGCTGCTTCCGCTGCCTGCGGCGCGACCACGACGACTTCGCCGATGACATATCCTTGCTGAAGTGA